The DNA segment CCGTTTAAGTAGGCGATGGCAGCGCCTGCACCTGCGCCTGCGCTGACGGCGCCGCAGTATGCGGAAAGACGGCCAATCGGCGTTTTCTGGTGGATGGTTGTCAGGTCAGAAAGAGCCAGCGCGCGGTAAAGCTTCTCCTCACCGACGTTTAACTCTCTCGCATAGACGATAACCGGAACCGAGGAGGTAATGCCCTGGTTTCCGCTTCCGGAGTTGATGATAACCGGCAGCTCACAGCCGTTCATGCGGGCATCGGAGCCGGCCGCCGCATAAGCGCGGGCTCTGGTCTTGATGTCGTTTCCGTTCATCTCCAGCAGGACTTTTCCGATGTTTGCGCCGTACTCGCCGCGCATGCCTTCTTCTGCGATTGCCATGTTGCACTCAATCTGCGGAGTCAGGACTTCCCGGATGTCCTCCACGTCGACGGTGTTGACAAAATCCCAGATGTCTTCCATATTAAGGAGCGTCCTGTCGGTCAGGCCTTCTTCGCCCTCTCCGTCTACCGGCACTTCCTTAATAATTTCGCCGTTTCTCTCAATCAGCACGATATTGGTATGGTAGTTGACGATCCGCACCTTGGCATAGTCGTCTCCCTTATAAAGCGTCACGACAATCTCGAAGGTGAGGCCGGAATCCACATGCTCTACCTTGATTTCCGTCTCCTTCAAAAACTTCTTCATGGCCTCGATCTGCTCTTTGGATACGGAGGCAATAACCTCAAGCTCCTTGTCCGGATCGCCTGCAACGATGCCGGCTGCGGCTGCGGCCGGGATTCCCTTTAAGTGGTCGGTGTTCGGCACGATGACAGATTTTACGTTTTTAATGATGCTGCCGCTGGCTCCCACGAGAACACGCTCCGGAAGCTCACCAAGCACACGCCTCGCAACGGCGCCGGCGTAAGCCAGGGCAATCGGCTCTGTGCAGCCCATGGCCGGGCGCAGCTCCTCTTTTAAAATCTGGATGTAGGCGCTGTACTTTGCATTTGTCTTTTCCATGTTATCTTTCCCCTTCTCTGCGTTTTTTCTTCTGATTTCCACACGTTTCGACTTGATTTCTTTTTTAGATTACTGTACCATAGAAAAAAGCAAAAGTAAAATTTAATGTTTTTATGACATTGTTTAATTTTTTTTAAGTATGAAAGGCAGGTACCATGGAGCTTCGAGAGATCCGGACGTTTTTAAAGGTCGCCCAGTTAAACAGCTTTTCCCGCGCTGCGAAGGAGCTCGGCTATTCCCAGGCCGCCGTCACCATCCAGGTCAAGCAGCTTGAGGAGGAGCTGGGCACCCACCTTTTTGACCGCATCGGGAAACAGACCGTGCTGACCCATCAGGGAACCATCTTTTATGAATACGCGTCTTCAGTCATGCGGGACCTGGCATGCGCCAGGGACGCCGTCTGCGGAAGCAGGGAACTGACCGGGCGTTTAACCATCGGCACCATCGAATCCATCTGCGCGTCCATCTTCCCGGAGCTTCTGTCAAAATTCCACAGCCTTTATCCGAAGGTCAGCGTAAACATCGTCCTGGATTCCCCGGATGTGCTCTTAGACCGCATGAACAAAAATGCCATCGACCTGGTGTACCTCCTCGACAAGCGGATGTACGACCAGAAGTGGGTGAAGGTGTTCGAGGAGCCGGAGGAGGTCGTTTTCGTGGCCCCCGCGGCGCATCCCTATGCGAAAAGGAAGAAGCTGGCCCTTGAGGACGTGATCGCCAGCCCCTTCATCCTGACGGAAAAAGACGCCAGCTACCGATTCGTTCTCGATCAGTACCTGGCGTCCCGCCATTTAAAAATCGAACCCTTCTTAGAGATCGGGAACACGGAATTCATCATCCGGCTCCTTCTCTCCGGCTCCGGTTTTTCGTTCCTCCCGGAGTTTTCCGTGCGTCCCTTTTTAAATTCAGGAGAGCTGGCCGTCCTGCCGGTAAACGGCTTTCACATGCGGATCTGGCGCCAGCTTCTCTACCACAAGGACAAATGGGTGACGCGGGAGATGTCCGCCTTCATCCGGCTGGCCTCGGATCACTGTGTAATCCCCTAGCCCACGTGCTTTCCTTTCCCGGCTTTTCCGGGCAGAAGCACCAGCACAAAGGCCAGGGCCATCAATCCCAGGCTCACCAAAATCGTGAGGCTGTACCCGCCGGTCATGTCGTAGAGGCGGCCGAACAGCGCATTAAACGGCGACGACAGCAGCATACCTGCCATGGATATGTAGGAAAACGCCTCTCCGTAGGCATCGCCCTTCCAGTAAAGACGGCAGAACAGCGGAACCATCACCGACGACACCGGAAGGGTCACGCCGTAAAGCAGGGCGCCTGCCGGGATAGCCCAGGAAATGCCGGTGAGCAGCAGCGCATGTCCGGCCATGGCGATGGCAGCCGACAAAAGGAAGGCCCGGACGGCGCCGATGGAATCGCTGGCTCTCCCCAAAAGCAGCTTGCTTGCCATGTTGCCGAAAAGAGACAGGGATGTAAGCATGGCCGAAACCGTCATCGTGAGGCCCGCAGCCAGGCCGCAGGGCGTAAGGAATGTGTTTAAACAGCCGCTGGCCGTCGATGCGGCATGGGCGCCAAGGGCGGCGTAAAAGACCGGCTGCCTCAAAAGGGCCGAAAGGCCGGCTTTCTTTCCATTTTCTTCGCTTTTCTCTTCCTCTGCGGCTTCTTCTTTTTCTTCCCCGCTTCCATAAGGCAAAAGCCCCATATCCTCCGGCCGGTACCGGAACACGAAAAGAGAAAACGGCAGAATTAGAATAATCGCCAGAACACCGGAGAAAACATATCCGGCACGCCAGCCGAAGGACGGGATGATAAAGCCGAGGGCGGCGCTTCCGATCATGCCAACAAGGCCGGAAAACGCGGCGGAAATGCCCACAGCCAGGCCGCATTTTTTATGGAACCAGTTGGAGAGCAGAATCGGCGCCGGGATAAAGCAGAGAAACGCCGAGGCGATCCCCTGGATCAGCCCGACCGCGTACCAGTGCCACAGCTCCTGCGCCATGCCCATGAGGAGTGCACATCCGCCCATGACGGCGGCCGCCGCGGTGATGACGGCCCGGACAGGGTACCTGCCGAGCCATTTTGCCGCCAACGGCATCGCCAGGGCCAGGCTCACCGAATAAAGCATCCGGTAGGAGGAAAGCTGCCCCATCTCAAAGCCAAGCTCCTGACAGACCGGAGAATAAAAGACGCCGGCACAGTTGTGGAGAAGCCCGAGGCTCCCGCCCTGAAGCGCGCAGCAGCCAGCCAGGATGAACCATGCGTAATGAATCGGATATCGTTTTTCTGTTTCCATGCGGATTTCCTTCCTGATTTTACTCTGCCTGCCGGATTACGATTTCTGCATGTTCACCGATGGAGACAAGGAGCGTTTCCATGTTTTCCTCGGGAATGGAAATGCAGCCGGAGGTGTACTGATCGCCGTCCGTAAGGCAGTGGAGAAAGATGGCAGAGCCCTTTCCCGGAACCTGTTCTTCGTTGTAATCCAACGCCAGGCAGTAGTCGTACCAGGGAGAAATGGAGGCGAGATTCTCTGCCGATGTCCAGTCCTTTCCGGCCTCCTGATTTTCCGCGAAACGGTTGTAAAAGCGGCTTTCCGGATCATCCACCCAGACGTCGCCGTCCTTTACCTGGCGGTATCCCATGGCGCAGCCGGGATCTTCTTTTATCCCGAACGCCATGACAAAGCCGTAAGTTCCGGAAGGCGTCTTTTTATCGCCCTCTTTTTTCTCCTCCGGGGAAGCGAGGCCCGCGCGCCCGATGAGGCCTGGCACGGAAAAGACGGCCTCTCCGTTTTTATAATAGGTCACTTCCGCCGCACTTTCTTCCGGATCCGGGACTTCCACCAGGATCACGTCTTCTGCCTGGGGCTCTTTTTCTTCTCATTCCCATCCCGGCCCGACAGGGGCTTCTTCGGCGGCAGAGGCGGAAAACGCCGTGCCGAATAAAAGCGCTGCCGTCACAAATACCCCTGCAAACCATGTCTTATATCTTCTCTTTTTCATGGGCCCTGCCTCCTACTGCTGCTCTTTTGCTTTTGCCGCCTTCTCCCGGCTTTTATTTACCTGGCTGGACAGGAGCTTGTCCAGATAAATGGACTTAAACTGCTTGCTTGCCAGCGCCTGCTTCACCGGCGGGAGATTTAAAATCACCGAGAACATGGCCGCCATGGCGCGGTGGTTCGCAAAGGCCTCGTTGTCGAATACCAGGTTCTGGAGCGTACCCTTTTCGATAGCCTGCAAAATGAAGCGGTGGGTGCTGTTGACCGGCGTGATGATCTGGATCGGCCGGCGTTTTAAGACGATGGTCTTCGTCGGGCAGTTCCTCGCGCAGACACCGCAGCCGAGGCAGATTTCCTTGTTGATGACCGGGCGCTTTTTATGGGTCGTCTCATCCTCTTTCATGGTAATCGCAAGCACCGGACATACCTTCTCGCATTTCCCGCAGCCGACACAGCCCTCTTCGCCGATTTCCGGCATGTAGTTGGTGGTGGCCACCGGCTGCATCGGGGCAAACCGCCTTGCCGCCTGAAGCGCCTCGCAGCAGCAGCCGCAGCAGTTGCAGATAAAAGCCGGGTTCTCCCTCACGTTCTCGCCGATCTGCACCAGGTTTGCCGCATAGGAACGCTCCAGCGCGTCCATGGCCTCCGCCTTGGAAATGAGCTTCGCATGGCCGCCGTGCTCGGCCAGGGACCTTGCCACGTTCCCAAAGGTCAGGCAGACGTCCCAGGGCGCGTCAATCTCACAGGGATGTCCGGCATGGTAGGCCTTATGGCGGCAGTAGCAGAGGCCAAGGCCGATGTAGTCGGCTTCCTCTACGATATGGCTGGCCCGCTCATAGTCTAAAATGTGATTCATGTGCTCGTTGGTGAGCACCGGCTCCTGGACGTAGACGCGGCCAAGCTTCGTCTCTGTGGCATAGAAAAGGTCTTTTACGAAATCCTCTTCCACATTCATATACTGGTAGTAGAGTTCGCTTAAGTATTTCTGGTCGATGTCTCCACGCGTCCGCATGAGGGCAAACTCGATGAAGCCGGCCATGGGCGGCGGGATTACGAATTTCCTGACGCCGTTATGCTCCGAGTCCACCAAAAGCGCCTTTTCGCAGAGCTGGTCCAGCACCTTTTCTGCCTTTGCCTCCGAGGTATTCCAGATCCTTGCCGCCCGCTTGATGGTAAACGGCCGGACAGGAAGAAGCGCCATGACCCTGGCTTCCTTTTCCGTAAACAGTACCTGCAAAATTTTATAGAATGTCTCAGAAGCCGGTGCCCCCTGGGTAAACCAGTTGATCCGCTCTTCCAGGCTTTTGTATGCGTCCTTCGTCGTAAGATGTCCCATAGATTCCTTCCTTTCTGTTCTGTTTTCCGCTGCCCCGGGCCCCTGTCTTTCCGCCCGGGAATAGATTTCATAACCTGACTTTATATTGTATCATTTTTCTCGCCCGAATCCAACATTTTTTTGAAAATTTTACCGAAAAGAACTTGCAGGATGGGAAAGAAGTTTATATAATGAACGTAATCTTTCCGGAATCCTGACCCACGGATAACCTGGATATGAAAAAAGTTCCGCCATACCCTGCGGAACAGTACAGGCCGGCCGAAAGCCGGCAGATTGGAGGAATTTCCTATGGGAAAACAGAACATCGACTGGGCAAATCTGGGCTTCGGCTACATTAAGACCGATTACAGATATGTTTCCAATTTCAAAAACGGCGCCTGGGATGAGGGCGGCCTGACGACCGATGAGAACATTGTATTAAATGAGTGTGCAGGTGTCCTTCAGTACGCACAGACCTGCTTTGAAGGCCTGAAGGCCTATACGACCGAGGACGGCCATATCGTTACCTTCCGTCCCGACTTAAACGGAGAGCGCATGGAAAACTCCGCAAAGAGGCTGGAGATGCCGGTATTCCCGAAGGAGCGCTTTGTCGACGCAGTCACGAAGGTTGTGGAGGCAAACGCTGACTTCGTTCCGCCTTGCGGCTCCGGCGCAACCCTCTATATCCGCCCCTACATGTTCGGGACAAACCCGGTCATCGGCGTAAAACCGGCAAGCGAGTACCAGTTCCGCACCTTCACGACGCCGGTGGGCCCGTATTTTAAGGGCGGCGCAAAGCCGATCACCATCCGCGTCTGCGACTATGACCGTGCGGCCCCCCATGGAACAGGCCATGTAAAGGCCGGCCTCAACTACGCCATGAGCCTTTACGCCATCGTGGATGCCCACAACCAGGGCTTTGACGAGAACATGTACTTAGATTCTGCCACGAGAACGTATGTGGAGGAAACCGGCGGCGCCAACTTTATCTTCGTCACAAAGGATAACACCGTCGTAACTCCGAAGTCCTCCACGATCCTGCCGTCCATCACGCGCCGCTCCATCCTCTATGTGGCAGAGCATTATCTCGGCCTCAAGACGGAAGAGCGTGAGGTTCCGTTTGCCGAGGTCAAGGACTTCGCCGAGTGCGGCCTCTGCGGCACGGCTGCCGTCGTCTCCCCGGTCGGAAAGATCGTCGACCACGGAAAGGAAATCTTAATGCCAAGCGGCATGGAGAAGATGGGCCCGATCACCCAGAAGCTCTACGATACCTTGACAGGAATCCAGATGGGACGCATCGAGGCGCCGGAAGGCTGGATCCATGTAATCAAATAGGAACTTGTCCCGGGGGCTGCCAGCGCAGCCCCCTCTTTCTGTTTGCAAAATAAGCGCTAAAGACTTTGGTTCCCCATTGACAGAGCAGAAAAAACATGATACGTTTAATACCAGTAAGGGAGTAGTCGGCACGGAAGCTTTCCTGTGCAGCATGTCAACATCTCTGGATTTATTCCTGGCCTGCTTTGGATGACGAGACTTACCAGATTTTCGGATCTGGTAGGTCTTTTTTTATTCCACCGGAAAGGCTTCTGTGTATGGCTTCTGCTCCCGCTGGAAAACCTTAGAAATGAAAAGGAGGAACCTGACATGAAAGAAT comes from the Eubacteriaceae bacterium Marseille-Q4139 genome and includes:
- a CDS encoding serine dehydratase subunit alpha family protein, translated to MEKTNAKYSAYIQILKEELRPAMGCTEPIALAYAGAVARRVLGELPERVLVGASGSIIKNVKSVIVPNTDHLKGIPAAAAAGIVAGDPDKELEVIASVSKEQIEAMKKFLKETEIKVEHVDSGLTFEIVVTLYKGDDYAKVRIVNYHTNIVLIERNGEIIKEVPVDGEGEEGLTDRTLLNMEDIWDFVNTVDVEDIREVLTPQIECNMAIAEEGMRGEYGANIGKVLLEMNGNDIKTRARAYAAAGSDARMNGCELPVIINSGSGNQGITSSVPVIVYARELNVGEEKLYRALALSDLTTIHQKTPIGRLSAYCGAVSAGAGAGAAIAYLNGGDFEDVTSTVSNAVAIVSGMICDGAKASCAAKIAEAVDAGIMGHYMYKRGQNFCGGDGIVGGGIEKTLQNVGRLAKQGMKETNEVILNIMVEE
- a CDS encoding LysR family transcriptional regulator — its product is MELREIRTFLKVAQLNSFSRAAKELGYSQAAVTIQVKQLEEELGTHLFDRIGKQTVLTHQGTIFYEYASSVMRDLACARDAVCGSRELTGRLTIGTIESICASIFPELLSKFHSLYPKVSVNIVLDSPDVLLDRMNKNAIDLVYLLDKRMYDQKWVKVFEEPEEVVFVAPAAHPYAKRKKLALEDVIASPFILTEKDASYRFVLDQYLASRHLKIEPFLEIGNTEFIIRLLLSGSGFSFLPEFSVRPFLNSGELAVLPVNGFHMRIWRQLLYHKDKWVTREMSAFIRLASDHCVIP
- a CDS encoding MFS transporter encodes the protein METEKRYPIHYAWFILAGCCALQGGSLGLLHNCAGVFYSPVCQELGFEMGQLSSYRMLYSVSLALAMPLAAKWLGRYPVRAVITAAAAVMGGCALLMGMAQELWHWYAVGLIQGIASAFLCFIPAPILLSNWFHKKCGLAVGISAAFSGLVGMIGSAALGFIIPSFGWRAGYVFSGVLAIILILPFSLFVFRYRPEDMGLLPYGSGEEKEEAAEEEKSEENGKKAGLSALLRQPVFYAALGAHAASTASGCLNTFLTPCGLAAGLTMTVSAMLTSLSLFGNMASKLLLGRASDSIGAVRAFLLSAAIAMAGHALLLTGISWAIPAGALLYGVTLPVSSVMVPLFCRLYWKGDAYGEAFSYISMAGMLLSSPFNALFGRLYDMTGGYSLTILVSLGLMALAFVLVLLPGKAGKGKHVG
- a CDS encoding L,D-transpeptidase family protein, with amino-acid sequence MILVEVPDPEESAAEVTYYKNGEAVFSVPGLIGRAGLASPEEKKEGDKKTPSGTYGFVMAFGIKEDPGCAMGYRQVKDGDVWVDDPESRFYNRFAENQEAGKDWTSAENLASISPWYDYCLALDYNEEQVPGKGSAIFLHCLTDGDQYTSGCISIPEENMETLLVSIGEHAEIVIRQAE
- a CDS encoding 4Fe-4S dicluster domain-containing protein: MGHLTTKDAYKSLEERINWFTQGAPASETFYKILQVLFTEKEARVMALLPVRPFTIKRAARIWNTSEAKAEKVLDQLCEKALLVDSEHNGVRKFVIPPPMAGFIEFALMRTRGDIDQKYLSELYYQYMNVEEDFVKDLFYATETKLGRVYVQEPVLTNEHMNHILDYERASHIVEEADYIGLGLCYCRHKAYHAGHPCEIDAPWDVCLTFGNVARSLAEHGGHAKLISKAEAMDALERSYAANLVQIGENVRENPAFICNCCGCCCEALQAARRFAPMQPVATTNYMPEIGEEGCVGCGKCEKVCPVLAITMKEDETTHKKRPVINKEICLGCGVCARNCPTKTIVLKRRPIQIITPVNSTHRFILQAIEKGTLQNLVFDNEAFANHRAMAAMFSVILNLPPVKQALASKQFKSIYLDKLLSSQVNKSREKAAKAKEQQ
- a CDS encoding branched-chain amino acid aminotransferase, whose translation is MGKQNIDWANLGFGYIKTDYRYVSNFKNGAWDEGGLTTDENIVLNECAGVLQYAQTCFEGLKAYTTEDGHIVTFRPDLNGERMENSAKRLEMPVFPKERFVDAVTKVVEANADFVPPCGSGATLYIRPYMFGTNPVIGVKPASEYQFRTFTTPVGPYFKGGAKPITIRVCDYDRAAPHGTGHVKAGLNYAMSLYAIVDAHNQGFDENMYLDSATRTYVEETGGANFIFVTKDNTVVTPKSSTILPSITRRSILYVAEHYLGLKTEEREVPFAEVKDFAECGLCGTAAVVSPVGKIVDHGKEILMPSGMEKMGPITQKLYDTLTGIQMGRIEAPEGWIHVIK